Proteins encoded together in one Euzebya rosea window:
- a CDS encoding class I adenylate-forming enzyme family protein, giving the protein MINIGRIPAKWAHLDGEREALIDVPSGRRMTFAALDEYVRRLANALRDELGLAQGDRVAVLSRNSIEYQALYFACGRAGLITQPLNWRLGEVELGRILADGEPRVIVVAEEFADVARSIASAQDVAHVLTVAADGSGTLADLVARAGDHEPPWAAEVGDDDPLFILYTGGTTGRSKGALHSHTSVWMGMLNQTVAERIVPTDVYMLTGQMFHIPVVLSMNYLAHGCPVVLINFEPRLALEVIQRERVSAFLGITTMLSWMMDVEDFDEFDLSSLRNIQYGGGPMPSSVVKRALEAFPCTLIQGYGQTEGTTMTFLSQEVHADAVEGINAHRLKSCGREGFVTDVRVVGFDGRPVPKDGETTGEIIVRSPANMLGYWRQPEQTAQTLRDGWMWTGDMATWDADGFVYIVDRAKDMIISGGENIYSVQVEEAINTHPAVLECAVIGVPDEVWGENVHAVVVLRHGHEATERDIIDAAREHLASYQKPKSVEFVDALPKAPTGKILKRELRKHHWDDAGRTV; this is encoded by the coding sequence GTGATCAATATCGGCCGCATCCCAGCCAAGTGGGCCCACCTCGACGGCGAGCGCGAGGCCCTGATCGACGTGCCCAGCGGACGGCGCATGACGTTCGCCGCCCTCGACGAGTACGTCCGACGGCTCGCCAACGCCCTCAGGGACGAGCTGGGGCTCGCGCAGGGTGATCGGGTCGCGGTCCTGTCCCGCAACTCCATCGAGTATCAGGCCCTGTACTTCGCCTGCGGGCGGGCGGGGTTGATCACCCAGCCGCTGAACTGGCGCCTCGGCGAGGTCGAGCTGGGCCGGATACTCGCCGACGGCGAACCACGGGTGATCGTCGTTGCCGAGGAGTTCGCCGACGTGGCCCGGTCCATCGCCTCGGCGCAGGACGTCGCGCACGTGCTGACCGTGGCCGCCGACGGCAGCGGCACCCTCGCCGACCTCGTCGCCCGGGCCGGTGACCACGAACCGCCCTGGGCCGCCGAGGTCGGCGACGACGACCCGCTGTTCATCCTCTACACCGGCGGCACGACCGGCCGGTCCAAGGGGGCGCTGCACTCCCACACCAGCGTGTGGATGGGGATGCTCAACCAGACCGTCGCCGAGCGGATCGTGCCGACCGACGTCTACATGCTGACCGGGCAGATGTTCCACATCCCCGTGGTGCTGTCGATGAACTACCTGGCCCACGGCTGCCCGGTGGTGCTGATCAACTTCGAGCCGCGCCTGGCGCTGGAGGTCATCCAGCGCGAACGCGTCTCGGCGTTCCTCGGGATCACCACGATGCTCAGCTGGATGATGGACGTCGAGGACTTCGACGAGTTCGACCTGTCCAGCCTGCGCAACATCCAGTACGGCGGCGGGCCGATGCCCAGCTCGGTGGTCAAGCGGGCGCTCGAGGCGTTCCCCTGCACCCTCATCCAGGGATACGGCCAGACCGAGGGCACGACCATGACGTTCCTGTCCCAGGAGGTCCACGCCGATGCCGTCGAGGGCATCAACGCCCACCGGCTGAAGTCCTGTGGGAGGGAGGGGTTCGTCACCGACGTCCGCGTCGTTGGGTTCGACGGGCGGCCGGTGCCCAAGGACGGCGAGACCACCGGCGAGATCATCGTCCGGTCACCCGCCAACATGCTGGGCTACTGGCGCCAGCCCGAGCAGACGGCGCAGACGCTGCGCGATGGCTGGATGTGGACCGGCGACATGGCCACGTGGGACGCCGACGGGTTCGTCTACATCGTCGACCGGGCCAAGGACATGATCATCTCGGGCGGCGAGAACATCTACTCGGTGCAGGTGGAGGAGGCCATCAACACCCACCCGGCGGTGCTGGAGTGCGCCGTCATCGGCGTGCCCGACGAGGTGTGGGGCGAGAACGTGCACGCCGTGGTCGTGCTGCGCCACGGCCACGAGGCCACCGAGCGCGACATCATCGACGCCGCCCGCGAGCACCTCGCCTCCTACCAGAAGCCGAAGAGCGTCGAGTTCGTCGACGCCCTCCCCAAGGCCCCGACCGGCAAGATCCTCAAGCGCGAGCTCCGCAAGCACCACTGGGACGACGCCGGCCGCACTGTGTAG
- a CDS encoding MaoC/PaaZ C-terminal domain-containing protein: MATVSVGDEVTPLHIDGVDGQHIKTMAALLRDPNPIHFDTAVTQALGMGDKAVNQGPTNVGYVATALMAWAGGGPSCVRHLKVRLAGNVFADDRLTAGGRVESVEDVDGTPVATCAVWLRRDTDDAVVVTGTARVAV; this comes from the coding sequence ATGGCCACCGTGTCCGTCGGTGACGAGGTCACCCCGCTGCACATCGACGGGGTCGACGGCCAGCACATCAAGACGATGGCGGCGCTGCTCCGCGACCCCAACCCCATCCACTTCGACACCGCCGTGACGCAGGCGCTCGGCATGGGCGACAAGGCCGTGAACCAGGGTCCCACGAACGTGGGCTACGTGGCCACCGCGCTGATGGCGTGGGCCGGCGGTGGCCCGTCCTGCGTCCGCCACCTGAAGGTCCGCCTGGCCGGGAACGTCTTCGCCGACGACCGCCTGACCGCCGGCGGCCGCGTCGAGTCCGTCGAGGACGTCGACGGCACCCCCGTGGCCACCTGCGCCGTCTGGCTCCGCCGCGACACCGATGACGCCGTCGTCGTGACCGGAACGGCCCGGGTCGCCGTCTAG
- a CDS encoding MaoC family dehydratase N-terminal domain-containing protein, giving the protein MIGLEELRDRVLGRELEGGTWTPLHYEAWLAADAMLAPPPQDGEMHPMMVFHATVRAVAYTIGELFELFDCPLEDGPMLGEMDLHQQRALRVGETYAVQPTIVDVTRKEGRSGTFDLIATEFVVRGEDSEPAATLRNTYVCPRRA; this is encoded by the coding sequence GTGATCGGGCTCGAGGAGCTGCGCGACCGGGTGCTCGGGCGCGAGCTGGAGGGTGGGACGTGGACCCCACTGCACTACGAGGCGTGGCTGGCCGCCGACGCGATGCTGGCACCCCCGCCGCAGGACGGCGAGATGCACCCGATGATGGTCTTCCACGCCACCGTCCGAGCCGTCGCCTACACCATCGGTGAGCTGTTCGAGCTGTTCGACTGCCCCCTGGAGGACGGCCCGATGCTGGGCGAGATGGACCTCCACCAGCAGCGGGCCCTGCGGGTCGGCGAGACCTATGCGGTCCAGCCGACAATCGTGGACGTGACCCGCAAGGAGGGGCGCAGCGGCACCTTCGACCTGATCGCCACCGAGTTCGTGGTGCGCGGCGAGGACAGCGAGCCGGCCGCGACCCTGCGCAACACCTACGTCTGCCCGAGGAGGGCGTGA
- a CDS encoding NAD-dependent epimerase/dehydratase family protein has product MSARTALVIGGTGPTGPPLVDGLVERGFDTTIFHTGRHELPDGPDVPHLHGDPFSADGIADALGDRRFDVVVATYGRVRLLAEHVAGKCDHFLAVGGTPVYEGYVEPHLHFPTGMDMPVREDRHPLVPTTDIEQASYRTAAIRRTEDTVFQLGRDGAFDATYLRYPTVYGPRNPHAWEWTVVRRVLDGRPWMILSDDGRGIHSRAGARNAAHAILCAVDHPSAAAGKAYNVADEDLVSIRQWAELTAAAAGGSLGIRSLPGELPSPGWGVIAFGYKGTPSCVLDTSRLREDLGYRDVMSLRDGIEETVEWMLAHREEMDANPNLVDPFDYAAEDALMAAYDRAMADLAPFTEPFVTGLQRMPVPQTAKGSKAGSQS; this is encoded by the coding sequence ATGAGCGCACGGACCGCACTGGTCATCGGTGGCACCGGACCCACCGGGCCGCCCCTGGTCGACGGGCTGGTCGAGCGAGGGTTCGACACCACGATCTTCCACACCGGCCGCCACGAGCTGCCCGACGGCCCGGACGTGCCGCACCTGCACGGCGACCCGTTCAGCGCCGACGGCATCGCCGACGCGCTGGGCGACCGGCGGTTCGACGTGGTGGTGGCGACCTACGGGCGGGTGCGGCTGCTGGCCGAGCACGTCGCCGGGAAATGCGACCACTTCCTGGCCGTCGGTGGCACGCCGGTCTACGAGGGATACGTCGAACCACACCTCCACTTCCCCACCGGCATGGACATGCCGGTGCGGGAGGACCGCCATCCGCTGGTCCCCACCACCGACATCGAGCAGGCCAGCTACCGCACCGCGGCGATCCGCCGGACCGAGGACACCGTCTTCCAGCTGGGCCGCGACGGCGCGTTCGATGCGACGTACCTGCGGTACCCGACCGTGTACGGGCCGCGGAACCCCCATGCCTGGGAGTGGACGGTCGTCCGCCGCGTGCTGGACGGCCGACCCTGGATGATCCTGTCCGACGACGGCAGGGGCATCCACTCCCGCGCCGGTGCCCGCAACGCCGCCCACGCGATCCTGTGCGCGGTCGACCACCCGTCGGCCGCGGCGGGCAAGGCCTACAACGTCGCCGACGAGGACCTGGTCAGCATCCGCCAGTGGGCCGAGCTGACCGCTGCGGCGGCCGGTGGGTCGCTGGGCATCCGGTCGTTGCCCGGCGAGCTGCCGAGCCCCGGCTGGGGGGTCATCGCGTTCGGCTACAAGGGCACGCCGAGCTGTGTGCTGGACACCTCCCGGTTGCGCGAGGACCTCGGCTACCGCGACGTGATGTCGCTGCGCGACGGCATCGAGGAGACCGTCGAGTGGATGCTGGCCCACCGCGAGGAGATGGACGCCAACCCCAACCTCGTCGACCCGTTCGACTACGCCGCGGAGGACGCGCTGATGGCGGCCTACGACCGTGCGATGGCCGACCTGGCCCCCTTCACCGAGCCGTTCGTGACGGGCCTGCAGCGCATGCCGGTGCCGCAGACCGCCAAGGGCTCCAAGGCCGGGAGCCAGTCGTGA
- a CDS encoding acetyl/propionyl/methylcrotonyl-CoA carboxylase subunit alpha: MFNAVLIANRGEIAVRIARACRELGVRSVAVHSDADAGAMHVRMADEAHLLGPTPPAESYLNIERILAVAADAGVDAIHPGYGFLSENADFARAVVDAGFAWIGPPPSAIESMGDKLTARAVAAAADVPVVPGTTEPTTDPELVRAFGGTHGWPLAIKAAFGGGGRGMKVVRGPGDVEAALAGARREAEASFGRGECYVERYLERPRHVEVQVLADTDGTVIHLGERDCSLQRRHQKLVEEAPAPGLAEETRTALRTAAIRVAREMGYVNAGTCEFLVDRDADGTERHYFLEMNTRLQVEHPVTELVTGIDLVHQQLRIAAGDGMTVTQDDVELKGHAIEVRLNAEDPATGFMPSPGPVTRITVPQGPWIRFDGGVESGDVIGGAYDSMVGKLIVWGEDRATAVSRMARALEEMQVVGIPTTLTFHRLAMAHEDFVTAGHATSSVEGNWDLSSLEPWEPPAPEPVAANGSGHTTTAREVELFVSGAPLHVTVHGVGRASAAVQAASSRRRDGGGRRGGGSGNDGPELRAPMTGVIVTYAVAEGDTVEAGELVCVLEAMKMENHVLAHRDGTVGAIGLSDGEAVEQGALLATITA, translated from the coding sequence ATGTTCAACGCTGTGCTGATCGCCAACCGCGGAGAGATCGCCGTCCGCATCGCCCGTGCCTGCCGCGAGCTGGGGGTGCGGAGCGTCGCCGTCCACTCCGACGCCGACGCGGGCGCCATGCACGTGCGCATGGCCGACGAAGCCCATCTGCTGGGTCCCACCCCACCCGCCGAGAGCTACCTCAACATCGAGCGCATCCTCGCGGTCGCCGCCGACGCCGGGGTCGACGCCATCCATCCGGGCTACGGCTTCCTGTCGGAGAACGCCGACTTCGCCCGCGCCGTGGTCGACGCCGGGTTCGCCTGGATCGGCCCGCCGCCGTCGGCCATCGAGTCCATGGGCGACAAGCTGACCGCACGCGCCGTCGCCGCGGCCGCCGACGTGCCGGTCGTCCCCGGGACCACCGAACCGACGACCGACCCCGAGCTGGTCCGCGCGTTCGGCGGGACCCACGGCTGGCCGCTGGCCATCAAGGCAGCGTTCGGCGGTGGTGGACGGGGCATGAAGGTCGTCCGTGGCCCCGGCGACGTCGAGGCAGCGCTGGCCGGCGCCCGGCGAGAGGCCGAGGCGTCCTTCGGCCGTGGCGAGTGCTACGTCGAGCGGTACCTCGAACGGCCCCGCCACGTCGAGGTCCAGGTCCTCGCCGACACCGACGGCACCGTCATCCACCTCGGCGAGCGCGACTGCTCGCTGCAGCGTCGCCACCAGAAGCTGGTCGAGGAAGCCCCCGCCCCCGGCCTGGCCGAGGAGACCCGGACTGCCCTGCGCACCGCCGCCATCCGCGTGGCGCGCGAGATGGGCTACGTCAACGCCGGGACGTGTGAGTTCCTCGTCGACCGCGACGCCGACGGCACCGAACGGCACTACTTCCTGGAGATGAACACCCGCCTGCAGGTCGAGCACCCGGTCACGGAGCTCGTGACGGGCATCGACCTGGTCCACCAGCAGCTGCGCATCGCCGCCGGTGACGGCATGACCGTCACCCAGGACGACGTCGAGCTGAAGGGCCACGCCATCGAGGTGCGTCTGAACGCCGAGGACCCGGCGACCGGCTTCATGCCCTCCCCCGGTCCGGTCACGCGGATCACCGTGCCGCAGGGTCCGTGGATCCGCTTCGACGGCGGCGTGGAGTCCGGCGACGTCATCGGCGGCGCCTACGACTCGATGGTCGGCAAGCTGATCGTGTGGGGCGAGGACCGCGCCACCGCGGTGTCGCGCATGGCCCGGGCGCTGGAGGAGATGCAGGTCGTCGGCATCCCGACCACGCTGACCTTCCACCGCCTCGCGATGGCCCACGAGGACTTCGTCACCGCGGGACACGCGACCTCGTCGGTCGAGGGCAACTGGGACCTGTCGTCGCTGGAGCCCTGGGAGCCGCCGGCGCCCGAGCCGGTCGCCGCCAACGGGTCGGGGCACACCACCACCGCACGCGAGGTCGAGCTGTTCGTGTCCGGTGCCCCGCTGCACGTCACCGTGCACGGGGTCGGCCGGGCCAGCGCCGCCGTCCAGGCCGCCAGCAGCCGCCGACGCGACGGCGGCGGGCGCCGAGGCGGGGGGTCCGGCAACGACGGCCCCGAGCTGCGCGCCCCCATGACCGGCGTGATCGTCACCTACGCCGTCGCCGAGGGCGACACGGTCGAGGCCGGCGAGCTCGTGTGCGTGCTGGAGGCCATGAAGATGGAGAACCACGTGCTGGCCCACCGCGACGGCACCGTCGGCGCGATCGGCCTGTCCGACGGCGAGGCCGTCGAGCAGGGCGCGCTGCTGGCCACCATCACTGCATGA
- a CDS encoding FAD-dependent oxidoreductase, which produces MPDLFDPITVGTITLDHRMVMPPHSGGRGALLGREDQFERFCAYWVQRVEAGVQWVGGAPTFVANPLVPGFEPTGVGAMADGTFRQRGYVERLAEYSRRLHDAGGWSTVQMVLQGGLPTAPSPTLSGYRDHQVPHALDLDEVAWLVREYGESAALAADGGADVIELHANHDDVLQWFLSPRTNRRTDGYGGTPENRRRLLREVVERIRTRIDRPITVGLRLCVDEMIEGGYGLEECQRLLSAFTAEGTVDYFSLDVGNNWGAPSYVAPNTYGPAQWAARCAEAGEATDLPILYAGRVGDVATARQVIADGHADLVGVVRALIAEPRLLELARAGEEGDARPCIGVQDCLSRRVVEHLPFACAVNPHVGREHEGPLPRVDRARSVLVVGGGPAGTEVAALATERGHRVELWERDDHLGGQLAVAARARMNRPYADWIDWQVRRLERLDVAVRFGVEATADLVLAHDADVVVVATGAVPRLPDAEGLDQPHVLTAVDVLGGGRGAAVGRVEVGHRVVVIAEDDRPVPLAVADHLAGAGHEVVVVHQSPDPSPLTNKYTIGGIMARLDAEGGRLVPHARLVAVDGPTVHLANVYSGRPFALEDVDTVVLACGAVPSASLHTALRGSVDGLHLLGDAFAPRRLVAATRQAFALVAGLD; this is translated from the coding sequence ATGCCCGACCTGTTCGACCCGATCACCGTCGGGACCATCACGCTGGACCACCGCATGGTCATGCCGCCCCACTCCGGTGGACGCGGCGCCCTGCTGGGCCGCGAGGACCAGTTCGAACGGTTCTGCGCCTACTGGGTCCAGCGGGTCGAGGCCGGCGTGCAGTGGGTCGGGGGCGCGCCGACGTTCGTGGCCAACCCGCTCGTCCCGGGCTTCGAACCCACCGGCGTCGGCGCCATGGCCGACGGCACCTTCCGGCAGCGCGGCTACGTCGAACGGCTGGCCGAGTACTCCCGGCGGCTCCACGACGCGGGCGGCTGGTCCACGGTGCAGATGGTCCTGCAGGGTGGCCTGCCCACCGCCCCCTCACCGACCCTCAGCGGCTACCGCGACCACCAGGTCCCCCATGCGCTGGACCTCGACGAGGTCGCCTGGCTGGTCCGCGAGTACGGCGAGTCGGCCGCGCTCGCCGCCGACGGCGGGGCCGACGTGATCGAGCTGCACGCCAACCACGACGACGTGCTCCAGTGGTTCCTCTCCCCACGGACCAACCGGCGCACCGACGGGTACGGCGGGACCCCGGAGAACCGCCGCCGGCTGCTCCGCGAGGTGGTCGAGCGCATCCGCACACGCATCGACCGGCCCATCACCGTCGGCTTGCGCCTGTGCGTGGACGAGATGATCGAGGGCGGCTACGGGCTGGAGGAGTGCCAGCGGTTGCTCTCGGCCTTCACCGCCGAGGGCACGGTCGACTACTTCAGCCTGGACGTCGGCAACAACTGGGGCGCGCCCAGCTACGTCGCGCCCAACACCTACGGGCCGGCGCAGTGGGCGGCCCGCTGCGCCGAGGCGGGCGAGGCCACGGACCTGCCCATCCTCTACGCGGGCCGAGTGGGCGACGTCGCCACGGCCCGGCAGGTCATCGCCGACGGGCACGCCGACCTCGTCGGGGTCGTGCGGGCGCTCATCGCCGAACCGCGGCTGCTCGAGCTCGCGAGGGCAGGGGAGGAGGGGGACGCCCGCCCGTGCATCGGTGTCCAGGACTGCCTCAGCCGGCGCGTCGTGGAGCACCTCCCGTTCGCGTGTGCCGTCAACCCGCACGTCGGCCGCGAGCACGAGGGGCCGCTGCCGCGGGTCGACCGGGCCCGCTCCGTCCTGGTCGTCGGAGGCGGGCCGGCCGGCACCGAGGTGGCGGCGCTGGCCACCGAGCGTGGTCACCGGGTGGAGCTGTGGGAGCGCGACGACCACCTCGGCGGCCAGCTCGCGGTGGCGGCACGTGCCCGCATGAACCGGCCCTACGCCGACTGGATCGACTGGCAGGTCCGCCGGCTGGAGCGGCTCGACGTGGCGGTTCGGTTCGGGGTCGAGGCGACCGCCGACCTGGTCCTTGCCCACGACGCCGACGTCGTGGTCGTCGCCACCGGCGCGGTCCCACGACTGCCCGACGCCGAGGGCCTGGACCAGCCGCACGTGCTGACCGCCGTCGACGTGCTGGGCGGCGGCCGGGGCGCGGCGGTCGGCCGGGTCGAGGTCGGTCATCGGGTCGTCGTGATCGCCGAGGACGACCGGCCGGTGCCGCTCGCCGTGGCCGACCACCTGGCCGGGGCCGGACACGAGGTCGTCGTCGTGCACCAGTCGCCCGACCCCTCCCCCCTGACCAACAAGTACACGATCGGCGGGATCATGGCCCGGCTCGACGCCGAGGGTGGCCGGCTGGTTCCGCACGCCCGGTTGGTCGCCGTCGACGGTCCGACGGTCCACCTCGCCAACGTCTACTCGGGTCGGCCCTTCGCGCTGGAGGACGTCGACACCGTCGTGCTCGCCTGCGGTGCCGTGCCGTCGGCGTCCCTCCACACCGCCCTGCGTGGGAGCGTCGATGGCCTCCACCTCCTCGGGGACGCGTTCGCCCCTCGCCGGCTGGTCGCCGCGACCCGTCAGGCCTTCGCGCTCGTGGCCGGACTTGACTGA
- a CDS encoding thiolase family protein — protein sequence MREAVIVDVVRTPIGKGKPGGALSGWHPVDLLAEVLSGLVERTGIDPGIVDDVITGCVSQSGEQSFNVGRNAVLGAGFPEHVPATSIDRQCGSSQQALHFAAQGVQSGAYDVAIACGVEVMSRVPMFSSAQGKDSFGTKVADRYAERGGLVNQGISAEMIAAKWGLTRADLDELATESHRRADEATKDGRFENELLQVAVNRGDGPTGEKMTADEGIRPGTSPESLAALKPAFHSEELAEAYPDLNWVVHAGGASQISDGAAAVLVMSREKADELGLTPRAAVRHVAVVGDDPVMMLTGVIPATQKVLERAGMTIDDIDAFEVNEAFAPVVLAWQAETGADMSKVNINGGAMANGHPLGASGAKLMTTLVNVLEQTGGRFGLQTMCEGGGMANATIIERLG from the coding sequence ATGCGTGAAGCCGTGATCGTCGACGTCGTCCGGACCCCCATCGGGAAGGGCAAGCCCGGGGGTGCCCTGTCCGGTTGGCATCCCGTCGACCTGCTGGCCGAGGTCCTGTCCGGCCTCGTCGAGCGCACCGGCATCGACCCGGGCATCGTCGACGACGTCATCACCGGCTGCGTCTCGCAGTCCGGCGAGCAGTCCTTCAACGTCGGCCGCAACGCCGTCCTCGGCGCCGGCTTCCCCGAGCACGTGCCCGCCACCTCCATCGACCGCCAGTGCGGCTCCTCCCAGCAGGCCCTGCACTTCGCCGCCCAGGGTGTGCAGTCCGGCGCCTACGACGTCGCCATCGCCTGCGGCGTCGAGGTCATGTCCCGCGTGCCGATGTTCTCCTCCGCGCAGGGCAAGGACTCCTTCGGCACCAAGGTCGCCGACCGGTACGCCGAGCGCGGCGGGCTGGTCAACCAGGGGATCAGCGCGGAGATGATCGCCGCCAAGTGGGGGCTGACGCGCGCCGACCTCGACGAGCTCGCGACGGAGTCCCACCGCCGGGCCGACGAGGCGACCAAGGACGGCCGCTTCGAGAACGAGCTGCTGCAGGTGGCCGTCAACCGCGGTGACGGGCCGACCGGTGAGAAGATGACCGCCGACGAGGGCATCAGGCCCGGCACCAGCCCCGAGTCGCTGGCCGCCCTGAAGCCCGCCTTCCACAGCGAGGAGCTGGCCGAGGCCTACCCCGACCTCAACTGGGTCGTGCACGCCGGTGGGGCCTCCCAGATCTCCGACGGTGCCGCCGCCGTGCTGGTGATGTCGCGCGAGAAGGCCGACGAGCTGGGCCTGACCCCGCGCGCCGCTGTCCGCCACGTCGCCGTCGTCGGCGACGACCCCGTGATGATGCTCACGGGCGTCATCCCCGCCACACAGAAGGTGCTCGAGCGGGCGGGCATGACCATCGACGACATCGACGCGTTCGAGGTCAACGAGGCGTTCGCCCCCGTCGTGCTGGCCTGGCAGGCCGAGACCGGCGCCGACATGTCGAAGGTCAACATCAACGGCGGCGCCATGGCCAACGGCCACCCGCTGGGCGCGTCCGGTGCCAAGCTGATGACCACCCTGGTCAACGTGCTGGAGCAGACCGGCGGCCGCTTCGGCCTGCAGACCATGTGCGAGGGTGGCGGCATGGCCAACGCCACGATCATCGAACGGCTGGGCTAG
- a CDS encoding class I adenylate-forming enzyme family protein, with product MEYREVCTGGDLIIRGAALDPDRTAIAFPDDRRTYQQLLDRAVAAARSLHGLGVRAGDRVGVLMPNSLEYVEVWFGTLLLGAVLVPINSRFRSRELRHVVPDANVAVLVVADEPDVIAFTERVTHAFPALAEQAGAADGAPLSLEQAPDLRHVVDLTSTGATGFLPAKRFEAAGTDVAEATVEHEAARVALRDPATIFYTSGTTSLPKGCVLSHEAMVRQGQETAARMDFRAGDVLFSPLPMFHSACSQPLFAMLWAVGTYCNMQAFDAATGLRMIAEEQATVLYTAFPPITDGLVDHPDFDPEPFRRVRSVFTVAPPTQLRELEGKLPGTKVVTAFGMTEVAGSIAMADPRDPMERRMRPGRPLRGAEVEIRTIGDNRPAAPGVEGEIVCRGTTLFSHYHGLEEKTAEVMDDEGWFHTGDLGVITEDGLLEFHGRLKDMLKIGGENVAAIEIESHLIAHPDVLMAAVVGLPDDRLGEVAVAYLEVRPGAALAESDIIDWCRDEIASFKIPRHVAFVDEWPMSATKIRKVDLRDRAAEDFADQPPLY from the coding sequence GTGGAGTACCGCGAGGTGTGCACCGGCGGCGACCTGATCATCAGGGGCGCCGCCCTCGATCCCGATCGGACGGCGATCGCCTTCCCCGACGACCGCCGGACCTACCAGCAGCTGCTGGACCGGGCGGTCGCCGCCGCCCGATCGCTGCACGGCCTGGGCGTGCGGGCCGGCGACCGGGTGGGCGTGCTGATGCCCAACTCCCTTGAGTACGTGGAGGTGTGGTTCGGCACCCTGCTGCTCGGGGCGGTCCTGGTCCCCATCAACAGCCGCTTCCGGTCCCGTGAGCTGCGCCACGTCGTGCCCGACGCCAACGTTGCCGTCCTCGTGGTGGCCGACGAACCCGACGTCATCGCCTTCACCGAGCGGGTCACCCACGCCTTCCCCGCCCTCGCCGAGCAGGCCGGCGCCGCCGACGGCGCGCCGCTGTCCCTGGAGCAGGCGCCCGACCTGCGGCACGTCGTCGACCTCACCTCCACCGGCGCCACCGGATTCCTGCCGGCCAAGCGCTTCGAGGCCGCCGGCACCGACGTGGCCGAGGCCACCGTCGAGCACGAGGCCGCGCGCGTGGCGCTGCGCGATCCGGCCACGATCTTCTACACCTCCGGGACCACGTCGCTGCCCAAGGGGTGTGTCCTCAGCCACGAGGCGATGGTCCGCCAGGGGCAGGAGACCGCCGCCCGGATGGACTTCCGCGCCGGTGACGTGCTGTTCAGCCCGCTCCCGATGTTCCACAGCGCCTGCTCCCAGCCGCTGTTCGCGATGCTCTGGGCGGTCGGCACCTACTGCAACATGCAGGCCTTCGACGCCGCGACGGGCCTGCGGATGATCGCCGAGGAGCAGGCGACGGTGCTCTACACCGCGTTCCCGCCGATCACCGACGGGCTGGTGGACCATCCCGACTTCGATCCCGAGCCGTTCCGGCGGGTCCGCAGCGTGTTCACCGTCGCGCCGCCGACCCAGCTCCGCGAGCTGGAGGGCAAGCTGCCGGGGACCAAGGTAGTGACCGCGTTCGGCATGACCGAGGTGGCCGGCTCCATCGCCATGGCCGACCCCCGCGACCCGATGGAACGACGCATGCGGCCCGGCCGTCCGCTGCGCGGTGCCGAGGTCGAGATCCGGACCATCGGCGACAACCGTCCGGCCGCCCCGGGGGTTGAGGGCGAGATCGTCTGCCGCGGCACGACGCTGTTCTCGCACTACCACGGCCTGGAGGAGAAGACCGCCGAGGTCATGGACGACGAGGGCTGGTTCCACACCGGCGACCTCGGCGTCATCACCGAGGACGGGCTGCTGGAGTTCCACGGCCGGCTCAAGGACATGCTCAAGATCGGCGGCGAGAACGTCGCGGCCATCGAGATCGAGTCCCACCTGATCGCCCACCCCGACGTGCTGATGGCGGCGGTCGTGGGGCTGCCCGACGACCGGCTGGGCGAGGTCGCAGTGGCCTACCTCGAGGTCCGACCGGGCGCTGCGCTGGCCGAGTCCGACATCATCGACTGGTGCCGGGACGAGATCGCCAGCTTCAAGATCCCCCGGCACGTCGCCTTCGTCGACGAGTGGCCCATGTCGGCCACGAAGATCCGCAAGGTCGACCTGCGCGACCGAGCCGCCGAGGACTTCGCCGACCAGCCGCCGCTGTACTGA